The Spirosoma foliorum genome has a window encoding:
- a CDS encoding Gfo/Idh/MocA family protein: MKNDRNHQTSSSRRSFVKKAIIGTASVSIGGVLPQFSPKSYARILGANEKVRVGVMGVNSRGLALSSNYALQPNCEVVTICDVDSRAAEKCITTVEGIQKTKPKNQPDFRKALEDKDMDALVIAAPDHWHAPAAILASKAGKHVYLEKPCSHNPHEGELLVAVAAKYKNVIQMGNQRRSWPNVKQAIDDIKKGAIGRPYFAKGWYTNNRATIGVGKPQAVPTWLNYDLWQGPAPRRAYKDNVIHYNWHWFWHWGTGEALNNGTHMLDLMRWGLDVDYPNKVTSLGGRYRYKDDWETPDTQVINLTFANNTAMTWEGRSCNGRTVEGSDVGVTFYGETGSLQYGGGNAYKIFDLDNKLIKDVKNDLPIDPRNKMNPSQALDATHLQNFMEAIRQGTPLASGIVGGHQSTLLCQLGNIALRSGDALDIDPTNGHILNNKNALKFWQREYEKGWEPTL; this comes from the coding sequence ATGAAAAACGATAGAAATCATCAGACTTCGAGTTCCCGAAGAAGTTTTGTCAAGAAGGCGATTATTGGCACTGCCTCCGTATCCATTGGCGGGGTTCTACCCCAGTTTAGCCCTAAAAGCTACGCTCGAATTTTGGGGGCTAATGAAAAAGTACGGGTCGGCGTCATGGGTGTAAACAGTCGAGGATTGGCTTTATCGAGTAACTACGCCTTGCAACCCAATTGTGAAGTTGTCACCATCTGTGATGTTGATTCAAGAGCAGCTGAAAAATGCATTACGACGGTAGAAGGCATTCAGAAAACGAAGCCAAAGAATCAGCCCGACTTCCGAAAAGCCCTGGAAGACAAGGATATGGACGCGCTCGTTATTGCGGCACCCGACCATTGGCATGCCCCAGCTGCCATTCTGGCTTCTAAAGCGGGCAAACATGTGTATCTCGAAAAACCCTGTAGCCACAATCCACACGAGGGTGAGTTGCTGGTTGCCGTGGCGGCAAAATACAAGAATGTTATCCAGATGGGTAACCAACGGCGCTCCTGGCCCAATGTAAAACAAGCCATCGACGACATCAAAAAAGGGGCAATTGGCAGGCCTTACTTTGCCAAAGGCTGGTACACCAACAATCGGGCAACGATTGGGGTTGGCAAACCGCAGGCAGTACCCACCTGGCTCAACTATGACTTATGGCAGGGCCCCGCTCCCCGGCGTGCCTACAAAGACAACGTTATTCATTACAACTGGCACTGGTTCTGGCATTGGGGCACGGGCGAAGCCCTCAACAACGGTACCCACATGCTCGATCTGATGCGTTGGGGTCTGGATGTCGACTACCCCAATAAAGTCACGTCGCTGGGTGGTCGGTATCGCTATAAAGACGATTGGGAAACACCCGACACCCAGGTAATAAACCTGACCTTCGCCAACAACACAGCCATGACCTGGGAAGGCCGAAGCTGCAATGGACGAACCGTAGAAGGCAGCGATGTGGGCGTTACGTTCTATGGAGAAACGGGCTCTTTACAATACGGTGGTGGCAACGCCTACAAAATCTTCGACCTCGATAATAAACTGATCAAGGATGTGAAGAACGATCTGCCTATCGACCCACGTAACAAAATGAACCCGTCGCAGGCTCTAGACGCCACACACCTTCAAAATTTCATGGAAGCCATCAGACAGGGTACACCACTGGCATCAGGCATTGTGGGTGGGCATCAGAGTACACTGCTTTGTCAACTGGGCAATATCGCCCTGCGCTCAGGCGACGCCCTGGATATTGACCCAACCAACGGTCATATTCTGAATAACAAAAACGCCCTGAAATTCTGGCAACGTGAATACGAGAAGGGTTGGGAACCAACGCTATAA
- the nagA gene encoding N-acetylglucosamine-6-phosphate deacetylase: MKLKIVNGTILTPFRSIRGGTIVVEDCQIIGIHEGPVDVPEAVELDAKGHFVAPGFIDIHVHGGGGFDFMDGTQEAFLKIAELHARYGTTAMVPTTLTAEKDDLLQTLDVYELAHRNNTQGAAFLGMHLEGPYFALSQRGAQDPRYIRNPDPLEYEEILAHSSSIARWSAAPELDGAIRFGQRLREKGIIAAIAHTDALYDDVLLAYENGYSLVTHLYSAMSGVTRRNAFRYAGVIESAFLLDLDVEIIGDGVHLPAPLLKLVYKIKGADRTALITDAMRAAGMPEGESTLGSLKNGLKVIVEDGVAKLPDRTAFAGSVATMNRLVRNMVQLADVPLLEAIRMASTTPARIMGVDQQKGSLAKGKDADIVFFDQDFTVNLTMIQGKIIYSA, translated from the coding sequence ATGAAACTAAAAATAGTTAACGGTACCATTCTAACGCCCTTTCGCTCCATTCGAGGTGGAACAATTGTCGTTGAGGACTGTCAGATTATCGGCATCCACGAAGGACCTGTCGATGTGCCGGAAGCAGTCGAACTCGATGCAAAAGGGCATTTTGTAGCACCCGGTTTTATCGACATTCACGTACATGGTGGCGGTGGTTTCGATTTCATGGATGGCACGCAGGAGGCTTTTCTGAAAATTGCCGAACTCCATGCTCGTTACGGCACGACAGCAATGGTCCCTACCACGCTGACGGCCGAGAAAGACGATCTCCTGCAAACACTGGACGTCTACGAACTAGCTCACCGAAACAATACTCAGGGAGCGGCTTTTCTGGGCATGCACCTGGAAGGCCCCTATTTCGCCCTCAGTCAACGGGGTGCACAAGACCCTCGCTATATCCGAAACCCTGACCCTCTCGAGTACGAGGAGATTTTAGCTCACTCTTCCTCCATTGCCCGCTGGAGTGCGGCTCCTGAGTTAGACGGCGCCATTCGGTTCGGGCAGCGGCTTCGAGAGAAAGGAATTATAGCGGCTATTGCCCACACGGATGCGCTCTATGACGATGTACTTTTGGCCTACGAAAATGGCTACTCGCTGGTAACCCATTTATATTCAGCTATGTCGGGTGTTACCCGCCGAAATGCATTTCGCTATGCTGGCGTTATCGAAAGTGCCTTTTTGCTCGATCTGGACGTTGAAATCATTGGCGATGGTGTCCATTTACCCGCTCCGTTACTCAAACTGGTTTACAAAATTAAAGGGGCCGATCGGACCGCGCTTATTACCGATGCGATGCGTGCCGCTGGGATGCCGGAAGGCGAAAGTACCTTAGGTTCCTTAAAGAATGGGTTGAAAGTAATCGTCGAAGATGGCGTTGCGAAACTACCCGATCGAACGGCCTTTGCTGGCAGCGTGGCCACCATGAATCGCCTGGTTCGTAATATGGTTCAACTAGCCGATGTTCCGCTGCTCGAAGCCATCCGAATGGCCAGCACAACCCCTGCCCGCATCATGGGCGTCGATCAGCAAAAAGGATCACTAGCCAAAGGTAAAGATGCCGATATCGTCTTTTTCGATCAGGATTTTACGGTTAACCTAACCATGATACAGGGTAAAATTATCTATTCAGCCTAA
- a CDS encoding high-potential iron-sulfur protein: MTKQQRYSRRQFIGKSVFSGSTALGLVLFLSRCQSKTTSEQEEKKVATDPCEDFSGVSEADLKTRKKLGYVKQSSRPESKCGNCNLWLPPKEGQSCGSCMLFKGPVYTTGYCTYWAPQGK, translated from the coding sequence ATGACTAAACAGCAACGCTACTCCCGACGACAATTTATTGGCAAATCCGTTTTTTCGGGATCAACGGCTTTAGGATTAGTACTATTCCTGAGTAGGTGTCAGTCAAAAACGACTTCAGAGCAAGAGGAGAAAAAAGTGGCCACCGATCCGTGTGAGGACTTTTCGGGCGTCAGTGAAGCAGATCTGAAAACCCGAAAAAAGCTGGGCTACGTGAAGCAATCTTCCCGACCAGAATCGAAGTGCGGTAACTGCAATTTGTGGCTTCCTCCCAAAGAAGGGCAAAGCTGTGGTTCGTGTATGCTCTTCAAAGGCCCCGTGTACACAACCGGCTATTGCACCTATTGGGCTCCTCAAGGTAAGTAG
- a CDS encoding GNAT family N-acetyltransferase → MTIRPATVADIPALLNLLKNVIPLMHEVGNFQWDDQYPNATVFGNDITNEQLWVADIDGQLAGVAALTEDQEPEYAQVGFDLSQRAIVTHRLAVDPAFRGQGVAVALLEQAEQLALERGIKFLRIDTNSENQSTQKLFPKLGYQYAGEITLGFRPGLRFLAYEKPLA, encoded by the coding sequence ATGACCATTCGCCCTGCTACTGTTGCTGATATTCCAGCTTTACTGAATCTGCTTAAAAATGTAATACCCCTTATGCACGAAGTGGGTAATTTTCAGTGGGACGATCAGTACCCCAATGCTACCGTTTTCGGAAACGATATTACCAACGAACAACTTTGGGTAGCCGACATCGATGGGCAACTCGCAGGGGTTGCTGCTCTAACCGAAGACCAGGAGCCAGAATACGCGCAAGTCGGTTTTGACTTGAGCCAGCGTGCAATTGTTACGCACCGACTAGCTGTCGACCCGGCGTTTCGCGGACAAGGAGTTGCCGTTGCCTTACTGGAACAAGCAGAGCAATTGGCGCTTGAGCGCGGCATCAAATTTTTACGGATTGACACCAACTCCGAAAACCAGTCAACGCAGAAGCTGTTCCCCAAACTAGGGTATCAATACGCGGGCGAAATTACGCTTGGCTTCCGACCCGGATTACGGTTTCTGGCTTATGAGAAGCCGTTAGCCTGA
- a CDS encoding RDD family protein, with protein sequence MNNVSRDLLNADELLATPITPTSRLKRLANLLLDTLFFYIIVFTIGGVVILIYPEMSDSLESVNPLLDRLISTLLFSIYCIVFESWLGRTPGKLITKTKVVNSQGEKPDFNTLVVRNFARVIPFDAFTFLRETPIGLHDRLAHTMVIDDRPSFTLDQSLRNLPD encoded by the coding sequence ATGAACAACGTTTCCCGTGACCTGCTGAATGCCGATGAGCTGCTAGCTACGCCAATTACACCCACAAGTCGGCTGAAACGCCTGGCCAACTTGTTGCTGGATACTCTGTTTTTTTACATTATCGTCTTTACGATTGGCGGTGTAGTGATTTTGATATATCCAGAAATGAGCGATTCCCTCGAGTCAGTAAATCCATTACTGGATCGTCTGATCAGTACCTTACTGTTTTCAATTTACTGTATTGTATTTGAAAGCTGGCTCGGTAGAACACCCGGTAAACTAATTACGAAAACCAAAGTTGTAAACAGCCAGGGCGAAAAACCTGATTTTAACACCCTGGTAGTCCGTAACTTTGCCCGCGTTATTCCATTTGATGCGTTCACATTTTTGCGTGAAACCCCCATAGGGTTGCACGACCGACTAGCGCATACGATGGTAATTGATGATCGACCGTCCTTTACGCTCGATCAGTCGCTTCGCAACTTGCCTGACTAA
- a CDS encoding glucosamine-6-phosphate deaminase, with protein MNTISSLIREFTVDQLTVKLFENRHSLGQQAAGQAANTIRNLQEKQPVINIIFAAAPSQNEFLAALAEQPGIAWERINAFHMDEYVNLAEDAPQRFGNFLNDRLFSKVPLKAVYFINGNNDPNAECDRYAALLQEYPTDIVCMGIGENCHIAFNDPHVARFDDPTLVKKVGLDLTSRWQQVHDGCFASLSEVPEYALTLTIPALVKAPIIFCMVPAAHKAEAIQHTVTDAISEKYPSTILRQHGNATLFIDQDSGVLLQD; from the coding sequence ATGAATACAATTAGTTCTTTAATTCGTGAATTTACCGTTGACCAGCTTACTGTTAAGCTCTTTGAAAACCGGCATAGTCTGGGCCAACAGGCAGCCGGGCAAGCTGCCAATACCATTCGGAATTTGCAGGAGAAGCAACCCGTTATCAATATTATTTTCGCGGCAGCCCCTTCTCAAAATGAGTTTCTGGCGGCCTTGGCCGAACAACCCGGCATTGCCTGGGAGCGCATCAATGCTTTTCATATGGACGAGTACGTCAATTTGGCTGAAGACGCCCCTCAGCGATTCGGCAACTTCCTGAATGATAGACTCTTTAGCAAGGTACCCCTGAAAGCCGTTTATTTCATCAATGGCAATAATGATCCAAATGCAGAATGTGACCGGTATGCCGCACTACTCCAGGAATACCCCACCGATATTGTTTGTATGGGAATCGGCGAAAACTGTCATATTGCCTTTAACGATCCGCACGTGGCCCGTTTTGACGATCCTACGCTTGTCAAAAAAGTAGGGTTAGACTTAACCAGTAGGTGGCAACAGGTTCACGACGGCTGTTTTGCCTCCTTGTCAGAAGTACCCGAATACGCCCTTACGCTCACAATTCCAGCTCTGGTAAAAGCACCCATTATTTTTTGCATGGTCCCGGCAGCTCATAAGGCCGAAGCGATTCAACATACGGTGACCGACGCCATTTCTGAAAAATACCCTTCCACCATTTTACGCCAACATGGCAACGCAACGTTATTCATTGATCAGGATAGTGGGGTACTTTTACAGGATTAA
- a CDS encoding bestrophin family protein, giving the protein MHAGRKYTLKEFIVWTRQNLYWLIGINVGVTVLYQVVGLKWLGMPWVPIALLGTAAAFIAGFRNNATYARAWEARQIWGGIVNSSRSLGIMIRDFVRRPAALGTDSKAIHQQLIYRHIAWLTALRFQLREPRVWENIDNIYNAEYRQFYKIPERESNLADELRKLLSTQDTDYVLSKKNRATQLISLQSKQLRELADQGWIENYRYVELELMLKELYEHQGKSERIKNFPYPRQFATINGLFIRLFVWLVPFGLLKEFDKLGEHIVWLTIPFGVLVSWVFMSLEQVGESTENPFEGSANDTPITSMSRTIEIDLREMLDETDLPPAIQAVNNILL; this is encoded by the coding sequence ATGCATGCAGGAAGGAAGTATACCCTAAAGGAATTTATCGTCTGGACTCGCCAGAATTTATACTGGTTAATCGGCATCAATGTCGGAGTCACGGTTCTGTATCAGGTGGTTGGCCTTAAATGGCTGGGTATGCCCTGGGTGCCTATTGCCTTGCTAGGTACGGCAGCCGCCTTTATTGCTGGCTTCCGAAATAATGCAACTTATGCCCGTGCCTGGGAAGCTCGTCAGATTTGGGGTGGTATTGTCAATAGCAGCCGAAGCCTGGGAATTATGATTCGGGATTTTGTGCGCAGGCCGGCAGCGTTGGGTACCGACTCAAAAGCCATTCACCAGCAACTCATTTACCGGCACATCGCCTGGCTGACAGCCCTTCGGTTTCAATTGCGGGAGCCACGGGTTTGGGAAAACATTGACAATATTTACAATGCTGAATACCGGCAGTTTTACAAAATTCCGGAACGGGAAAGCAATCTGGCCGATGAACTTCGGAAGCTCTTATCGACCCAAGATACCGATTATGTACTGAGCAAGAAAAACCGGGCTACGCAGTTAATCAGCCTACAGTCCAAGCAGCTACGCGAATTAGCTGATCAGGGTTGGATTGAGAACTATCGATACGTCGAACTGGAGTTGATGCTAAAAGAGCTCTATGAACACCAGGGCAAAAGCGAACGCATCAAGAATTTCCCCTACCCGCGCCAGTTTGCCACCATTAATGGGCTGTTTATTCGCCTGTTCGTCTGGCTGGTTCCGTTTGGGTTGTTAAAAGAATTCGACAAGTTGGGCGAGCACATCGTCTGGTTAACAATTCCGTTTGGCGTGCTGGTCTCCTGGGTATTTATGAGTTTAGAACAGGTTGGCGAAAGCACCGAAAACCCATTCGAAGGCAGTGCCAACGATACGCCCATCACGTCCATGAGCCGCACCATCGAGATCGACCTCCGCGAAATGCTCGACGAAACCGACCTTCCACCAGCTATTCAGGCGGTTAATAATATCTTGTTGTAG
- a CDS encoding methylated-DNA--[protein]-cysteine S-methyltransferase, whose amino-acid sequence MTTTIFESPLGLIRIAGDENGVSVISCLDVPAQETQPVDSLAGPVQEAVRQLQEYFKGERQTFDFLMNPAGTDFQQTVWKALLEVPFGTTLSYLALSRRMGDEKAIRAVAAANGRNPLWIVVPCHRIIGSDGSLTGYAGGLWRKKWLLEHEGAFARSSQLSLF is encoded by the coding sequence ATGACAACCACCATTTTTGAATCTCCGCTTGGTCTGATCCGTATCGCTGGCGACGAAAATGGCGTTTCCGTGATTTCCTGCCTCGATGTTCCCGCACAGGAAACACAACCGGTTGATTCACTTGCCGGGCCAGTTCAGGAGGCCGTTCGGCAATTGCAGGAGTATTTTAAAGGTGAGCGACAAACGTTCGATTTTTTGATGAATCCGGCCGGAACCGATTTTCAACAAACGGTCTGGAAAGCGCTGCTCGAGGTTCCGTTTGGAACGACGTTATCATATCTGGCACTTTCCCGACGCATGGGCGATGAAAAAGCGATTCGGGCCGTTGCGGCTGCCAATGGCCGAAATCCACTCTGGATAGTAGTACCCTGCCATCGCATCATTGGTTCCGACGGATCGCTGACGGGCTATGCCGGTGGGCTTTGGCGCAAAAAATGGCTTCTCGAACACGAAGGCGCTTTCGCCCGGTCGAGTCAACTTTCGTTGTTCTGA
- a CDS encoding PVC-type heme-binding CxxCH protein has protein sequence MKWLGLLLLISLCLSCSHYKDALSPEEALTSFKLSDDRLAVSVFAAEPHVLDPVEMVFDEDGNAFVVEMPDYPSKPEDGTLGGAIRMLIDTNNDGRTDSMTVFADHLSEATSILPWQGGLLVTAAPNILFLKDTTGDHRADVKEILFTGFFADNSEAQITNLRYSIDNWIYASNTGREGEIRFTRNPKAAPVSVKGGDFRFRLDRGQFEVESSSGQFGLAIDDWGNRFFTENSLHIQQAPIPARYLYRHKHLPTVEPTVNISDHDPIMFQKTPAPYWRQERTKRRNEQFEAAKLSDRHEYADDHFTGASGGTYYGGNALPKDYYGSIFTGEVAGNLVHRDVLKRSPNSPQFIAQRGNQEAAHEFLASTDPWFRPVNFTVGPDGALYVIDMYRQHIETPTAIPEDLKEDMDFMNGSKLGRIYRIADKTSKTAIGQPKLRSKTSAELVALLGHTNQWWRLQAQRLLLEKQDKSVVLALKDLFIKDMDPRTRLHAFFVLEGLNALDANLVKQAMQDAQPEIRAYGVMMAEHFPGTLPQLIEKANDPSVPVAFQAALSLGQFPTQQVTTALANLLEKHGKDTWFRTAVLSSELGSSTGFARHLVSSAYFNSISPEKDTFLTDLAFVVGSRNRKGEAVQLLSLFSNQPHWQQIVFTGLTNGAKSAGVPLDDRLKSMIDPQVRRTGPPGVQNNSLPNKTND, from the coding sequence ATGAAATGGTTGGGGTTACTATTGCTCATAAGTTTATGCCTGTCCTGTTCGCATTACAAAGACGCCCTCTCGCCTGAGGAAGCTCTTACCAGTTTTAAACTGAGTGATGATCGATTAGCAGTTTCTGTGTTTGCCGCAGAACCGCACGTTCTGGACCCAGTTGAGATGGTATTTGACGAGGACGGGAACGCGTTCGTGGTCGAAATGCCGGATTACCCATCCAAGCCTGAAGATGGCACTTTGGGCGGAGCTATTCGCATGTTGATCGATACGAACAATGATGGTCGAACAGATTCGATGACGGTATTTGCCGATCATCTTTCCGAAGCTACCAGCATTTTACCCTGGCAAGGTGGCTTACTGGTGACGGCTGCCCCCAATATCCTGTTTCTCAAAGACACAACGGGTGACCATCGGGCCGATGTGAAAGAAATCCTGTTCACTGGTTTCTTTGCCGACAACTCTGAAGCGCAGATAACCAACCTCCGTTACAGCATCGACAATTGGATTTATGCTTCTAACACTGGCCGGGAGGGTGAAATCCGATTTACCCGAAACCCCAAAGCGGCACCCGTTTCGGTCAAAGGAGGAGATTTCCGGTTTCGGTTAGACCGGGGTCAGTTTGAAGTAGAGTCGAGTTCGGGGCAGTTTGGGCTAGCCATCGACGATTGGGGCAATCGGTTCTTCACCGAAAATAGTCTACACATCCAGCAGGCACCGATTCCAGCCCGTTACCTATACCGACACAAGCACCTGCCAACCGTTGAGCCAACTGTCAACATCTCTGACCACGACCCAATAATGTTCCAGAAAACGCCTGCTCCCTACTGGCGTCAGGAACGCACAAAACGTAGGAATGAGCAGTTTGAGGCAGCTAAACTCAGTGACCGGCATGAGTATGCCGATGATCATTTTACGGGCGCTTCGGGAGGGACTTACTATGGTGGCAATGCCTTACCGAAAGACTATTACGGATCGATTTTTACGGGAGAAGTGGCGGGTAATCTCGTTCACCGTGATGTGCTGAAACGCTCGCCTAACAGTCCTCAATTTATCGCACAACGGGGCAACCAGGAGGCAGCACATGAGTTCCTGGCCTCCACCGACCCCTGGTTTCGGCCAGTCAACTTCACGGTCGGCCCTGACGGCGCGTTGTATGTGATCGATATGTATCGGCAACACATTGAAACGCCCACCGCCATTCCCGAAGATCTCAAGGAAGACATGGATTTCATGAATGGCAGCAAATTGGGCCGCATCTACCGCATTGCAGATAAAACGAGCAAAACAGCCATTGGTCAACCTAAACTGAGGAGTAAAACTAGTGCCGAACTGGTGGCGTTACTGGGCCATACCAACCAATGGTGGCGGCTACAGGCCCAACGGTTGCTTCTGGAAAAGCAGGACAAATCAGTTGTACTGGCCTTGAAAGACTTATTCATTAAAGATATGGACCCACGGACGCGCCTGCACGCTTTTTTCGTGCTGGAAGGCCTCAATGCACTGGATGCCAATCTGGTAAAACAGGCGATGCAGGATGCGCAACCAGAAATTCGCGCCTATGGAGTGATGATGGCCGAGCATTTTCCAGGCACCTTACCGCAACTAATTGAAAAAGCCAACGACCCGTCTGTTCCGGTCGCATTTCAGGCAGCGTTGAGTTTGGGGCAATTCCCAACTCAACAAGTTACGACCGCTCTGGCAAACCTGCTTGAGAAACACGGCAAAGACACCTGGTTCCGAACGGCGGTGCTCAGTTCAGAACTTGGCTCTTCCACCGGGTTTGCCCGTCATTTGGTGAGCAGTGCTTACTTCAACTCGATCAGTCCTGAAAAAGACACATTTTTAACGGATTTGGCTTTCGTTGTGGGCTCTCGCAATCGCAAAGGAGAAGCTGTTCAATTGTTGAGTTTATTCAGTAATCAACCTCATTGGCAACAGATCGTATTCACGGGCCTGACAAATGGGGCAAAATCGGCGGGAGTGCCGCTGGACGACCGCTTGAAAAGTATGATAGATCCACAGGTACGCCGGACGGGGCCGCCCGGCGTACAAAATAATTCCTTGCCTAATAAAACCAATGACTAA
- a CDS encoding sugar MFS transporter, producing the protein MSTLAIDVNSLSKRETTISIFLVGLMFFIFGFISWVNSILIPYFKIACELTSFQAYLVAFAFYIAYFIMSVPASYLLKAVGFKKGMMFGFWAMAAGAGIFIPAAMTRTYALFLMGLFTIGVGLAILQTATNPYITILGPKERAAQRISMMGICNKAAGILSPLIFAAVILRPTDTDLFAQLSTMSAEQRGAALDELVRRVIPPYAVLGTFLFALGYLVYRSPLPEIDTEHETPDVATANAGKSSILQFPHLILGAVAIFLHVGTQVIAIDTIIGYANSMGIDLLKAKTFPSYTLFCTICGYLIGISTIPRFISQVNALRICTILGATFTILIIFTHGTVTFLGHTADISIWFVVLLGLANSLVWAGLWPLALDGLGRFTKLGASILIMGLCGNAIMPLVYGYFADLYSVHIAYWVLFPCYLYLIYYAMFGHKVKRWGF; encoded by the coding sequence ATGAGCACACTAGCTATCGACGTCAACAGTCTGAGTAAGCGGGAAACGACCATTTCGATTTTTCTGGTCGGGCTGATGTTTTTCATCTTCGGCTTCATTTCGTGGGTGAACTCCATCCTGATTCCGTACTTCAAAATTGCCTGCGAGTTGACCAGTTTTCAGGCGTATCTGGTTGCCTTTGCGTTCTATATTGCTTATTTCATCATGTCGGTTCCAGCCTCTTATCTGTTGAAGGCTGTTGGCTTCAAGAAAGGAATGATGTTTGGTTTTTGGGCGATGGCCGCAGGCGCGGGCATTTTTATTCCGGCGGCCATGACCCGAACATACGCCCTGTTTCTGATGGGCTTGTTCACTATTGGTGTCGGGCTGGCCATTCTGCAAACGGCAACCAATCCCTACATAACGATTCTGGGTCCCAAAGAGCGGGCCGCCCAGCGAATAAGCATGATGGGTATCTGCAATAAAGCCGCCGGCATTCTCTCGCCACTGATCTTTGCCGCCGTTATTCTACGGCCTACGGATACCGATTTGTTTGCCCAATTAAGCACTATGAGCGCGGAGCAACGGGGAGCGGCTCTCGACGAACTGGTTCGACGGGTTATTCCACCCTATGCAGTGTTGGGTACATTTCTGTTTGCACTAGGCTATTTAGTATATCGATCTCCCTTACCCGAAATCGACACGGAGCACGAAACGCCCGATGTAGCCACTGCGAATGCCGGAAAGAGTAGCATCCTCCAGTTCCCTCACCTGATTCTGGGCGCAGTTGCCATCTTTCTCCACGTAGGAACGCAGGTTATCGCCATCGATACCATTATCGGTTATGCCAATTCGATGGGAATCGATCTCCTGAAAGCCAAGACCTTTCCCTCCTACACGTTGTTCTGTACCATTTGCGGGTATCTCATCGGTATCAGCACGATTCCGCGATTTATTAGTCAGGTCAACGCGTTACGCATCTGCACTATTCTGGGCGCGACGTTTACGATACTGATTATTTTCACGCATGGCACTGTCACTTTTCTGGGGCATACAGCCGATATTTCGATCTGGTTTGTGGTCTTGTTGGGGCTGGCTAACTCGCTGGTTTGGGCCGGATTATGGCCGCTGGCGTTGGATGGTCTGGGTCGATTTACCAAACTCGGCGCTTCGATTCTCATTATGGGTTTGTGTGGCAATGCGATTATGCCACTCGTCTACGGCTATTTTGCCGACCTCTATTCTGTCCATATTGCTTACTGGGTTCTTTTCCCCTGCTACCTATACCTGATCTATTATGCTATGTTTGGGCATAAAGTAAAACGGTGGGGATTCTGA
- a CDS encoding MBL fold metallo-hydrolase: MHTVLPLIFVSSLFLIVSACAPRYKGPITDHFNGKKFVNPGMPERTSGGVLKWLLHRDKGPWPEQPDAFVGAKPATRIEGDSLVLTFVNHSTFLIQTNGLNILTDPVWSKRVGPTSWLGIKRKRPPGLRFEELPPIDVVLLSHNHYDHLDLPTIKKLVKAFNPLFVTPLGVSYLPKSVGGRTTRELDWNDTLQVNEKLRLSCTQAQHFSNRGMGDRDETLWCGYLLHTSFGTTYFCGDSGYGPHFKKIGEQAGAPIKLALLPIGSYRPEWFMAPVHVSPAGAVQAFMDLNAIQAVGIHFGTFQQGDDGLFEPADDLRKSLREKKIPEEKFLVPKEGHPMVFK, translated from the coding sequence ATGCACACTGTACTGCCTCTGATATTCGTATCCAGCCTGTTTTTGATTGTGTCGGCCTGCGCCCCGCGATACAAAGGCCCCATTACCGACCATTTCAACGGGAAGAAATTCGTTAATCCCGGAATGCCCGAACGAACCTCGGGTGGGGTGCTCAAATGGCTGCTTCACCGCGACAAAGGCCCCTGGCCAGAGCAACCCGATGCCTTTGTTGGCGCTAAACCGGCTACCCGCATCGAAGGCGATAGCCTTGTGCTCACCTTTGTGAATCATTCTACCTTTCTGATTCAGACCAATGGGCTAAATATTCTGACTGACCCTGTCTGGTCGAAACGGGTTGGGCCAACGTCGTGGCTGGGGATCAAACGGAAGCGACCACCTGGGCTTCGGTTTGAGGAGTTGCCCCCGATTGATGTGGTTTTGTTGAGCCACAACCATTATGACCACCTTGATTTACCGACCATCAAGAAATTGGTCAAGGCGTTTAATCCGCTCTTCGTTACACCACTTGGCGTATCGTATTTGCCTAAATCGGTTGGTGGGCGCACCACCCGCGAACTCGACTGGAATGATACATTACAAGTGAATGAAAAACTCCGGCTTAGCTGTACCCAGGCACAACATTTCAGTAATCGGGGCATGGGTGATCGTGATGAAACGCTCTGGTGTGGCTATTTGCTGCACACCAGTTTTGGGACAACTTATTTCTGTGGCGACAGTGGCTATGGCCCGCATTTTAAGAAAATCGGTGAGCAGGCGGGTGCCCCCATTAAGCTGGCACTGCTGCCGATTGGCTCCTATAGACCCGAATGGTTTATGGCCCCTGTCCACGTGTCGCCCGCCGGGGCTGTGCAGGCATTCATGGATTTGAACGCGATACAGGCCGTTGGTATCCACTTTGGTACGTTCCAGCAAGGCGACGATGGCCTGTTTGAACCTGCCGATGATTTGCGAAAATCGCTGCGGGAGAAAAAGATTCCTGAAGAGAAGTTTTTAGTACCGAAGGAAGGACACCCAATGGTGTTTAAGTAG